From Halanaeroarchaeum sulfurireducens, a single genomic window includes:
- a CDS encoding universal stress protein, with product MTDRPNILVPVRVLEGESIPEGIPDLLANAHVVLLGYHVVPDQTATDQARSQFEERANDRLDQFESMFLDAGATVERRLVFTHEAQATIDRTIYEHNCLAVLVPKATGPPEQVLVAVRGTVGVDRLIRLVSGLFADSDVDLTLCHVREEDETVEDAQTLLDAIADRLVEDGVTATAIERRVSTEPDPVEAIVESSEDFDAVVMGESDPSVVSFVFGLHSQQVADRFLGPVLVLQRERPDEEVDDDSQGS from the coding sequence ATGACCGACAGACCGAACATACTCGTTCCAGTCCGCGTCCTCGAAGGCGAATCGATCCCGGAAGGCATCCCTGACCTCCTCGCGAACGCACACGTGGTCCTGCTGGGCTACCACGTCGTCCCCGATCAGACCGCCACCGACCAGGCGCGCAGCCAGTTCGAGGAGCGAGCCAACGACCGTCTGGACCAGTTCGAATCGATGTTCCTGGACGCCGGCGCGACCGTCGAGCGCCGCCTCGTGTTCACCCACGAAGCCCAGGCAACCATCGATCGAACCATCTACGAGCACAACTGCCTGGCCGTGTTGGTCCCGAAGGCGACCGGCCCACCGGAGCAGGTCCTCGTCGCCGTTCGCGGAACGGTCGGCGTCGATCGTCTCATCCGCCTCGTCAGTGGGCTGTTCGCCGATTCTGACGTCGATCTGACGCTCTGTCACGTCCGCGAGGAAGACGAGACCGTGGAGGACGCCCAAACGCTGCTCGACGCCATCGCTGACCGACTGGTCGAGGATGGCGTCACCGCTACAGCAATCGAGAGACGTGTCTCGACCGAACCGGATCCGGTGGAGGCAATTGTCGAGTCTTCGGAGGACTTCGACGCAGTCGTCATGGGGGAGAGTGATCCGTCGGTGGTCTCCTTCGTTTTTGGCCTCCACAGTCAGCAGGTGGCGGATCGGTTCCTCGGCCCGGTGCTCGTCCTGCAGCGCGAGCGACCGGACGAGGAGGTGGACGACGACTCCCAGGGCTCTTGA
- the eif1A gene encoding translation initiation factor eIF-1A, with amino-acid sequence MTEESGRRNLRMPNNDELFAVVTQHNGGNHVRVRCEDGKNRMGRIPGRMKYRTWINEGDVVLVEPWDWQDEKANIEWRYSGKDADQLRAEGHID; translated from the coding sequence GTGACAGAAGAAAGCGGGCGTCGGAACCTACGGATGCCCAACAACGACGAACTGTTCGCCGTGGTGACCCAACACAACGGCGGAAACCACGTCCGGGTGCGATGCGAGGACGGGAAAAACCGAATGGGACGAATTCCCGGTCGGATGAAATATCGGACCTGGATCAACGAGGGCGATGTCGTCCTCGTCGAACCCTGGGACTGGCAGGACGAGAAGGCCAACATCGAGTGGCGGTACTCTGGCAAGGACGCAGATCAGCTCCGGGCCGAAGGCCACATCGACTGA
- a CDS encoding RNA-guided endonuclease TnpB family protein: MSTTVTKTLQATFAPPTAHKQSKLNDLLDTYRDGLQEAFDAGASTMSAVSDIVTPNDLPYQAKAALCNYVPKLRKTYNAKELDDAHPIRLTNQAAKFDHSDERDYEFTWWVPRPGRGTNFWIPLRINPEQEDLWHDLVSEDAKAGEIRLQKHRKNWVLHVTVEYPVEEPATDGDATHIGLDIGETALITGCALKDGSPTDPFVCSGSRAKHLRKEMHTTLKRLQERDASEWRIEDRFSHYQNALTDIVEKASRQAVEYAKQYENPVLVMEDLTYIRERLDYGKYMNRRLHSWAFARLQGRIEDKATEEGIPVEYVNPAYTSQTCHSCHRIGRRESQAEFRCPNDDCHVSTYQADINATANIARRVDPWGESVPLDKAERDDSPRDGSGSDTATTPSETTSSSRGHERREASLERHREKSLPAQMTLTAYEESEPSASDD; this comes from the coding sequence ATGTCCACGACCGTCACGAAGACGTTGCAGGCGACGTTCGCGCCACCCACCGCGCACAAGCAGTCGAAACTCAACGACCTGCTCGACACGTATCGTGACGGTCTGCAAGAGGCGTTCGACGCCGGGGCGAGTACCATGTCGGCGGTGAGCGACATCGTGACGCCCAACGACCTGCCGTATCAGGCCAAAGCCGCGCTCTGCAACTACGTTCCGAAACTCCGTAAGACGTACAACGCCAAGGAGTTGGACGACGCCCACCCGATACGGCTCACCAACCAAGCCGCCAAGTTCGACCACTCCGACGAACGCGACTACGAGTTCACGTGGTGGGTTCCGCGCCCCGGTCGGGGAACGAACTTCTGGATACCGCTCCGTATCAACCCCGAACAGGAAGACCTCTGGCACGACCTCGTATCGGAGGACGCGAAGGCGGGCGAGATACGGCTTCAGAAACACCGGAAGAACTGGGTACTGCACGTCACCGTCGAGTACCCGGTCGAAGAACCAGCGACGGACGGTGACGCCACGCACATCGGCTTAGACATCGGAGAAACCGCCCTGATAACGGGCTGTGCCCTCAAGGACGGTTCTCCGACTGACCCGTTCGTGTGTAGCGGAAGTAGAGCGAAGCATCTCCGCAAAGAGATGCACACGACCCTGAAACGACTTCAAGAGCGTGACGCATCCGAGTGGCGGATTGAAGACCGCTTCTCGCACTACCAGAACGCGCTCACCGACATCGTGGAGAAGGCGTCTCGGCAAGCCGTCGAGTACGCCAAGCAGTACGAGAATCCGGTGTTGGTGATGGAGGACTTGACGTACATCCGCGAACGTCTCGACTACGGGAAGTACATGAACCGTCGACTTCACTCGTGGGCGTTCGCCCGACTCCAAGGGCGCATCGAGGACAAGGCGACGGAAGAAGGCATCCCGGTCGAGTACGTGAATCCGGCGTACACCTCGCAAACGTGCCACTCGTGCCACCGTATCGGTCGGCGTGAGTCGCAGGCCGAATTTCGGTGTCCGAACGACGACTGCCACGTTTCGACGTATCAGGCCGACATCAACGCTACCGCGAATATCGCACGACGGGTTGACCCGTGGGGAGAGAGCGTCCCGCTTGACAAGGCGGAACGCGATGACTCGCCTCGGGATGGGAGCGGTAGTGACACCGCCACGACTCCGTCCGAGACGACTTCGTCGTCTCGGGGTCACGAGAGACGCGAAGCGTCTCTTGAACGACACCGTGAGAAGAGCCTACCAGCGCAGATGACGCTCACGGCCTACGAAGAGTCGGAACCCTCTGCCAGCGACGACTGA
- a CDS encoding winged helix-turn-helix domain-containing protein: MLWWLLGGSRGGRNRLRIIRALDREPMNANQLAEALDLDYKTVRHHLELLCEHDVLTTMGDGYGTMYFLSDRMEQHLDVLDEVADAAGLGDVDE, encoded by the coding sequence GTGCTCTGGTGGTTACTGGGCGGTTCGCGCGGGGGTCGGAACCGCCTCCGTATCATCAGGGCACTCGATCGGGAACCCATGAACGCAAACCAACTCGCCGAGGCACTCGACCTCGATTACAAGACCGTTCGCCATCACCTCGAGCTGCTATGCGAGCACGACGTCCTGACGACGATGGGCGACGGCTACGGCACGATGTACTTCCTCTCGGACCGAATGGAACAGCACCTGGACGTACTGGACGAGGTCGCCGACGCGGCCGGGTTGGGTGACGTCGATGAGTGA
- a CDS encoding MATE family efflux transporter, with the protein MVRVPNPLQALLLTIGRLLVRLGLISEDRVRQTVDLAWPRILTGIARMSKNAADVAMVGVALGPAAIAGVGFAGPYWGVAFSIGGGLAAGTIALVSQRFGAERIEQAGQAIRSSAVLVVAITLPLAAAFWTVPTALISLLTDDPQAIEYGATYLHLVGPGVPFAALNLIGSRALIGVDDAWTPMVLRGTGAVVNVGLNAVLIFGLGLGVVGAALGTVLSNVFVTVGIAIGLANGRLPGVGAFPITVSPTGRYVHRETIRDVVEIGTPVVGRNSVWMVARFPALAFVGMFGSTVVAAYIITRRIWGLMNTPGWGFGLAASSLVGQELGRGEEETAAAFGREITIFSVATYMAAAGIVVAFAPQIVGLFVGGSGDLSIPIAVGMVYASALAIIPQGVAGATAGALDATGDTRWPFYSRALGMFGVSIPLIYLGGTTSLGIVGIYLSFFGETLVPALVNYHRFASGKWKAISRGYRPERPE; encoded by the coding sequence GTGGTCCGCGTACCGAATCCCCTTCAGGCACTGCTCCTCACCATCGGTCGGCTGCTCGTGCGCCTCGGCCTCATCTCCGAGGATCGCGTCCGCCAGACGGTCGACCTCGCGTGGCCCCGGATTCTCACCGGGATCGCGCGCATGTCGAAGAACGCGGCGGACGTGGCGATGGTCGGCGTCGCGCTCGGCCCGGCGGCCATCGCCGGCGTCGGGTTCGCGGGGCCGTACTGGGGTGTCGCGTTCAGCATCGGGGGCGGTCTGGCGGCCGGCACCATCGCCCTCGTCTCCCAGCGATTCGGGGCGGAGCGCATCGAGCAGGCCGGGCAGGCGATCCGGTCGAGTGCCGTCCTGGTGGTCGCGATCACTCTCCCCCTGGCGGCGGCGTTCTGGACGGTTCCGACCGCTCTGATCTCGTTGTTGACCGACGACCCGCAAGCGATCGAGTACGGCGCGACCTACCTGCATCTCGTGGGGCCCGGTGTGCCGTTCGCAGCCCTGAACCTGATCGGCAGTCGGGCGCTCATCGGCGTGGACGACGCCTGGACGCCGATGGTCCTCCGGGGCACCGGTGCCGTCGTCAACGTCGGGCTCAACGCCGTCCTCATTTTCGGGCTGGGACTGGGCGTCGTCGGTGCTGCCCTGGGCACCGTCCTCTCCAACGTCTTTGTCACCGTGGGCATCGCGATCGGCCTCGCAAATGGTCGGCTCCCCGGCGTCGGGGCGTTCCCGATCACGGTCTCACCCACGGGTCGATACGTGCACCGCGAAACGATCCGCGACGTCGTCGAGATCGGGACGCCGGTCGTCGGACGGAACTCGGTCTGGATGGTTGCGCGGTTCCCGGCTCTCGCGTTCGTCGGCATGTTCGGTTCGACGGTCGTCGCGGCCTACATCATCACGCGCCGTATCTGGGGACTGATGAACACGCCCGGCTGGGGATTCGGCCTCGCGGCGAGCAGCCTGGTCGGCCAGGAACTGGGTCGCGGCGAGGAGGAGACCGCGGCGGCGTTCGGGCGGGAGATTACGATCTTCTCCGTCGCGACGTACATGGCCGCGGCCGGAATCGTGGTGGCGTTTGCCCCACAGATCGTGGGGCTGTTCGTCGGCGGATCGGGGGACCTCTCCATTCCCATCGCGGTCGGGATGGTGTACGCCTCCGCGCTGGCGATCATCCCACAGGGCGTGGCCGGAGCGACCGCCGGGGCCCTCGACGCGACTGGCGACACGCGGTGGCCCTTCTATAGCCGCGCCCTCGGGATGTTCGGCGTGTCGATCCCGCTCATCTACCTCGGCGGGACCACGTCGCTGGGCATCGTAGGCATCTACCTCTCCTTTTTCGGCGAGACGCTGGTGCCGGCGCTCGTCAACTATCACCGGTTCGCCTCTGGGAAGTGGAAGGCGATAAGCCGTGGATATCGTCCGGAGAGGCCAGAGTGA
- a CDS encoding transcription factor S — protein sequence MQFCEECGSMMRADGDVMRCASCGHEEPKDEGLAASFVSTESQDDSDVIETEEDASFEGKPTANETCPECGNDEAWYTIKQTGSADEPPTRFFKCTECGARWRGYN from the coding sequence ATGCAATTCTGCGAGGAGTGTGGCTCGATGATGCGGGCCGACGGGGACGTCATGCGGTGTGCGTCCTGCGGACACGAGGAGCCAAAGGACGAGGGGCTCGCGGCGTCGTTCGTCTCAACGGAATCCCAGGACGACAGCGACGTCATCGAGACGGAGGAGGACGCCAGCTTCGAGGGCAAGCCGACCGCGAACGAGACGTGTCCCGAGTGCGGCAACGACGAGGCCTGGTACACCATCAAACAGACCGGTTCGGCTGACGAACCGCCGACGCGATTTTTCAAGTGTACGGAGTGCGGGGCCCGCTGGCGTGGGTACAACTGA
- a CDS encoding formate/nitrite transporter family protein, with protein sequence MNDADRSEGENSVRDAVERSRSGAPAAGRVLRDRFSSDEVFQRIVAAADEEITAGSRELFFSGLAAGFAITITFLLYVSLTAATDGAPVLSALLYPIGFIYIIIGGYQLYTENTLPPVALTLERLASIPALLRNWTVVLIANFVGGIAGAAALAWGGILSPETATVATHIAEKGIQTGSLALFSKAAFAGFIVAGVVWVEYAARDTISRLVVVYLAFLSIPIGGLFHVVVSFTELMYLVFTGTGALTVGLVEFVLPVLLGNTAGGVFLVTIVNYFQTSETRLETARFEGAKRQLSPREWLFGSLVGRSYVPLVDTTASAEATEGPYQILVPVSDPSPDAGIVTLAGTIAANRPEATVTLVHVVPTYDRHSGYRGSDGDQIVAESTAELEEMRRAVESHGVTCRTSTVVTHRSFEEIFGIAERRGSDLVVMERSDNRLWASGRAERHVSELTSSIPCDVLVVDDQDFDASRVVLPVVDNPHAELNAMVARALRDELATEITLLHVVDNPERLDRGEQFLANWAVDNDLEDANRIVDDTGVVEDAIERVARRHSLVLIGATERGLLPRLIKDSLHFDVITEVDRTVVLAERPTKRSLRQRLFGRL encoded by the coding sequence ATGAACGACGCCGATCGGTCGGAGGGAGAGAACTCCGTTCGCGATGCCGTCGAGCGGTCGCGATCTGGTGCGCCCGCGGCAGGTCGCGTGCTCCGGGACCGCTTCTCGAGCGACGAGGTCTTCCAGCGGATCGTCGCGGCGGCCGACGAGGAGATCACCGCCGGGAGCCGCGAACTGTTCTTCAGCGGCCTGGCGGCGGGGTTCGCCATCACCATCACCTTCCTCCTCTACGTCTCGCTCACGGCGGCCACCGACGGCGCGCCCGTCCTGAGCGCCCTCCTGTACCCGATCGGATTCATATACATCATCATCGGCGGCTATCAGCTCTACACCGAGAACACGCTGCCACCGGTCGCGTTGACCCTGGAACGACTCGCGAGCATCCCGGCCCTGTTGCGGAACTGGACGGTGGTATTGATCGCCAACTTCGTCGGTGGAATCGCCGGTGCGGCCGCCCTCGCCTGGGGCGGCATTCTCTCCCCGGAAACCGCGACGGTCGCGACACACATCGCGGAGAAGGGCATCCAGACGGGATCGCTGGCCCTGTTCTCCAAGGCGGCGTTCGCCGGGTTCATCGTCGCCGGCGTCGTCTGGGTCGAGTACGCCGCCCGGGACACCATCTCGCGTCTCGTGGTCGTCTACCTGGCCTTCCTCTCGATCCCGATTGGCGGGCTGTTCCACGTCGTCGTCTCCTTCACCGAGTTGATGTATCTCGTCTTCACCGGAACGGGCGCCCTCACGGTCGGTCTCGTGGAGTTCGTCCTGCCAGTCCTCCTGGGCAACACCGCGGGTGGGGTCTTTCTCGTCACCATCGTCAACTACTTCCAGACGAGCGAGACCCGCCTCGAGACGGCTCGGTTCGAGGGAGCCAAACGACAGCTCTCCCCCCGGGAGTGGCTCTTCGGGAGCCTCGTCGGTCGCTCGTACGTTCCCCTCGTCGACACGACCGCGTCCGCAGAGGCCACCGAGGGACCCTACCAGATCCTCGTCCCGGTTTCGGATCCGTCGCCCGACGCCGGTATCGTGACCCTCGCAGGAACCATCGCTGCGAACCGGCCTGAGGCCACGGTCACCCTGGTCCACGTGGTCCCCACCTACGACCGCCACTCGGGGTACCGGGGCAGCGACGGCGACCAGATCGTCGCCGAGTCCACGGCCGAGCTCGAGGAGATGCGACGGGCCGTGGAGTCCCACGGCGTCACGTGCCGAACCTCGACCGTGGTCACACACCGTTCGTTCGAGGAGATCTTCGGCATCGCCGAGCGACGGGGGTCCGACCTGGTCGTCATGGAACGGTCGGACAACCGGCTGTGGGCCTCCGGGCGGGCCGAACGCCACGTGAGCGAACTCACGAGTTCGATTCCCTGTGACGTTCTCGTCGTGGACGATCAGGACTTCGACGCGAGTCGAGTCGTCCTTCCCGTCGTCGACAACCCCCACGCCGAACTCAACGCGATGGTCGCCCGCGCACTGCGCGACGAGCTGGCCACCGAGATCACCCTCCTCCACGTCGTCGACAACCCCGAGCGTCTCGACCGCGGCGAACAGTTCCTCGCGAACTGGGCCGTCGACAACGACCTCGAAGATGCCAACCGAATCGTCGACGACACCGGCGTCGTCGAGGACGCCATCGAACGCGTGGCACGGCGCCACTCCCTCGTGCTCATCGGCGCGACCGAGCGGGGCCTGCTCCCCCGACTGATCAAGGACTCGCTTCACTTCGACGTCATCACCGAGGTGGACCGTACGGTCGTGCTGGCCGAACGGCCGACGAAACGGAGTCTACGGCAGCGCCTGTTCGGTCGCCTGTGA
- a CDS encoding HAD family hydrolase, whose amino-acid sequence MRYDAVLFDNDGVLTTMTDRSLIRRSVERAFADVGVPDPPDDHVEALTMGVTPGRLERVTTHYDFDPETLWQHRDRYATRAQQRAVEAGDKPLYGDFDEILDVSLPRGIVSSNQHPTVERILEYNDVTDHFETYYGREMSVEGLRRKKPATYYLDRAVEDVGADNPVYVGDSESDVVAAENAGMDSVFVRREHRWDHELSVEPFAEIESLTELPAVLEGER is encoded by the coding sequence ATGCGATACGACGCGGTCCTGTTCGACAACGACGGGGTGTTGACGACCATGACCGACCGGTCACTCATCCGCCGGTCGGTCGAGCGCGCCTTCGCGGACGTCGGCGTCCCCGACCCACCCGACGACCACGTCGAGGCGCTCACGATGGGCGTAACGCCGGGACGCCTCGAACGGGTCACCACCCACTACGATTTCGATCCAGAGACACTCTGGCAACACCGGGACCGCTACGCCACGCGGGCCCAGCAGCGGGCGGTCGAGGCCGGGGACAAACCGCTGTACGGCGACTTCGATGAGATCCTCGACGTGTCCCTCCCTCGGGGAATCGTCTCCTCGAATCAACACCCCACCGTCGAGCGCATCCTCGAGTACAACGACGTTACCGACCACTTCGAAACGTACTACGGCCGGGAGATGTCCGTCGAGGGGCTCCGCCGCAAGAAGCCGGCAACGTACTACCTGGACCGGGCGGTTGAGGACGTCGGCGCCGACAATCCGGTCTACGTCGGTGACTCGGAATCCGACGTCGTGGCCGCCGAGAACGCGGGCATGGATTCGGTCTTCGTCAGACGCGAGCACCGATGGGATCACGAGCTGTCCGTCGAGCCCTTCGCAGAGATCGAGTCGCTGACCGAATTACCGGCGGTCCTTGAGGGCGAGCGATAG
- a CDS encoding APC family permease: MTTDDPPFRGENVSGESPDPEPDAVVDGVTVQDDVELERTIGLTGGLAIGIGTMIGAGIFVFPGLAAGNAGPAAALSFLIGGVIAMLVALPASELATAMPRSGGGYFFVSRSMGSAYGAVVGLGLWLGLVFAASFYLVGLGHYAGAVLAEIGIAVPVSPVIPLALLFAVGLTGLSIAGTENTANIQNVVVGVLLVVLTLFLSYGSLDALGVFGREAIPEAFFPRGYLPVFTTAALVFTSYLGFAQVATVAGDIKDPSRNLPLAMVGSVIVVTISYVGTIFVVTSAFGAAHLATLGETAIVEVAREYLGWPGAVAILFAGLLATFSSANASILSASRTVYALSRDAMLPEKASEINLRYGTPHVALLSAGGPILLLVATGRVAVLAEVASFLHLVMYGLIGVAVIVLRRRNPSWYEPKYRMPGVPALPAAGALASFGLIAFMQPASIAIGLVVVVVSYVWYRYYAGDVRLKGDF, encoded by the coding sequence GTGACGACCGACGATCCTCCCTTCAGGGGCGAAAACGTAAGCGGGGAGTCGCCCGACCCCGAACCGGACGCCGTCGTGGACGGCGTCACCGTCCAGGACGACGTCGAACTGGAGCGGACCATCGGCCTGACCGGTGGGCTTGCCATCGGTATCGGGACGATGATCGGCGCGGGCATTTTCGTCTTTCCCGGACTGGCCGCCGGGAACGCGGGGCCTGCGGCCGCGCTCTCGTTCCTGATCGGGGGCGTGATCGCGATGCTGGTCGCGCTTCCGGCCTCGGAACTGGCGACTGCCATGCCCAGGAGTGGCGGCGGTTACTTCTTCGTATCTCGCAGTATGGGCTCCGCCTACGGGGCTGTCGTGGGACTCGGCCTCTGGCTGGGACTCGTGTTCGCGGCGTCGTTCTATCTGGTTGGCCTGGGCCACTACGCCGGGGCGGTACTCGCGGAAATCGGCATCGCGGTCCCGGTGAGTCCGGTGATCCCGCTCGCCCTGCTCTTCGCGGTCGGGCTGACGGGGCTGAGTATCGCCGGCACTGAGAACACGGCAAACATCCAGAACGTCGTCGTCGGGGTGTTGCTCGTCGTCCTGACGCTGTTCCTCTCCTACGGGTCGCTCGACGCGCTGGGGGTGTTCGGTCGTGAGGCGATCCCCGAGGCGTTCTTCCCACGCGGGTATCTCCCGGTGTTCACCACCGCCGCGCTGGTGTTCACGTCGTATCTGGGATTCGCGCAGGTCGCGACGGTCGCCGGGGACATCAAAGACCCGAGTCGGAACCTCCCGCTGGCGATGGTCGGCTCCGTGATCGTGGTGACGATCTCGTACGTGGGAACGATCTTCGTGGTGACGAGTGCCTTCGGGGCAGCCCATCTCGCGACGCTCGGCGAGACGGCAATCGTCGAGGTCGCCCGAGAGTACCTCGGCTGGCCGGGTGCCGTCGCCATCCTCTTTGCGGGCCTGCTCGCGACGTTCTCGAGTGCCAACGCATCCATCCTCAGCGCCTCCCGGACGGTCTACGCGCTCAGCCGTGACGCCATGCTCCCGGAGAAGGCCAGCGAGATCAATCTCCGCTACGGCACGCCCCACGTTGCGTTGCTGTCGGCGGGCGGCCCGATACTACTCCTGGTCGCCACCGGCCGGGTCGCGGTGCTCGCGGAGGTGGCCTCGTTTCTCCACCTCGTCATGTACGGGCTGATCGGCGTGGCAGTCATCGTGTTGCGCCGGCGCAACCCGTCGTGGTACGAGCCGAAATACCGCATGCCCGGCGTTCCGGCGCTTCCGGCGGCCGGCGCGCTCGCGAGCTTCGGCCTGATCGCGTTCATGCAACCCGCCTCCATCGCGATCGGCCTGGTCGTGGTGGTGGTCTCGTACGTGTGGTATCGATACTATGCCGGCGACGTTCGACTCAAGGGGGACTTCTGA
- a CDS encoding KTSC domain-containing protein, whose amino-acid sequence MKREPVESSIIESVGYDAEEEILEIEFKEGGIYRYHEVPESVYAGLMAVDSHGSYHAEHIKHSYPFERVR is encoded by the coding sequence ATGAAACGCGAGCCAGTCGAGTCGAGCATCATCGAGAGCGTCGGGTACGACGCCGAGGAGGAGATCCTCGAAATCGAGTTCAAGGAGGGCGGGATCTACCGGTACCACGAGGTCCCGGAATCGGTGTATGCCGGACTGATGGCCGTCGATTCGCACGGCTCGTATCACGCCGAACACATCAAACACAGCTACCCCTTCGAGCGGGTCCGGTGA
- a CDS encoding translation initiation factor IF-2 subunit beta has protein sequence MEYDNALTRALDAMPDRPSPDGDRLSVPDPEGETDGAFTRLTNLTDIASALSRDAAHVHRNIQRELGTNGEFDGQRARYNGSFTVQDFADAIDEYIAEFVTCSECGLPDTVLANEDGVDMLRCQACGAFRPVSTKSGGTHTRSRDDVEEGQTYEVTITGTGRKGDGVAEKGNYTIFVPGAGEGQEVRIYIENVSGNLAFARLV, from the coding sequence ATGGAGTACGACAACGCACTTACTCGGGCGCTCGACGCGATGCCGGACCGACCCTCGCCGGACGGTGACCGCCTCTCGGTTCCGGATCCCGAGGGGGAAACCGACGGCGCGTTCACTCGCCTGACGAATCTCACGGATATCGCCAGCGCCCTCTCCCGCGACGCCGCTCACGTCCATCGAAACATCCAGCGGGAACTGGGCACCAACGGAGAGTTCGACGGCCAACGTGCCCGGTACAACGGTTCGTTTACGGTCCAGGACTTCGCCGACGCCATCGACGAATATATCGCGGAGTTCGTCACGTGCTCGGAGTGCGGACTGCCGGACACCGTCCTGGCCAACGAGGACGGGGTCGACATGCTTCGCTGTCAGGCCTGCGGCGCGTTCCGTCCCGTTTCGACCAAATCCGGCGGCACGCATACCCGGTCCCGGGACGACGTCGAGGAAGGACAGACCTACGAGGTCACGATCACCGGAACGGGCCGCAAAGGTGACGGCGTGGCGGAAAAAGGCAACTACACCATCTTCGTCCCCGGGGCAGGCGAGGGACAGGAGGTCCGAATCTATATCGAGAACGTCAGCGGGAACCTGGCGTTCGCCCGCCTCGTCTGA
- the tnpA gene encoding IS200/IS605 family transposase produces MKYNLETGSHTVFALQYHFVTVTKYRADLLTDEIAERVGEIASDISEDFDVNIQNVNGGSDHVHILFTAKPTTDLTKFINSLKGVTSRKIRDENPEVRQALDKAFWQPGYFLATTGQVSIDVLMKYVEEQ; encoded by the coding sequence ATGAAGTACAACCTCGAAACCGGGTCGCACACGGTCTTCGCGCTCCAATATCACTTCGTGACCGTTACGAAGTACCGCGCAGACCTCCTCACCGACGAAATCGCAGAGCGCGTCGGGGAGATTGCCAGCGACATCTCCGAGGACTTCGACGTGAACATCCAGAACGTCAACGGCGGTTCCGACCACGTTCACATTCTGTTCACGGCGAAGCCAACGACCGACCTCACCAAGTTCATCAACTCGCTCAAGGGCGTCACGTCCCGCAAAATCCGTGACGAGAACCCCGAGGTTCGGCAGGCGCTCGACAAGGCGTTCTGGCAACCGGGATACTTCCTCGCCACCACCGGCCAAGTGAGCATCGACGTTCTCATGAAGTACGTCGAGGAGCAGTAG